A single region of the Thermococcus sp. Bubb.Bath genome encodes:
- a CDS encoding ATP-dependent helicase: MIRWAERGYEDEEIYSILSEPVREWFKREFDTFTPPQRYAVLEIHKGENVLISSPTGSGKTLSAFLSAINELILLGKEGKLEDKIYVLYVSPLRALNNDIKRNLEGPLAEIQEVAKELGYDLPEIRVGIRTSDTSSYQKSKMVKKPPHILITTPESLAIALNAPKFGERLKTVKYVIIDEVHALAENKRGSHLALSIERLQEMAENEFIRIGLSATIHPLEEVAKFVFGFNDDGTPRPGLIVDVSFAKQTEIKVESVVEDLIYTDAGTLSDALYNRLVELIREHRTTLIFTNTRSGAERVAFNLKKRFPEFEGLIEAHHSSLSREVRLDVEGKLKRGELGAVVSSTSLELGLDIGTIDLVILIGSPKSVNRALQRIGRAGHRLHDVSKGVILALDRDDLVEVTVLAHNARNRRLDRVRIPKNPLDVLVQHIVGMALYKVWEVEEAYRLVRRAYPFHELPFEDFMSILKYLSGGYEGLEDRKVYAKIWMEDGKFGRRGKMTRAIYYMNVGTIPDEAKIRVYTMDKQIIGTVEEEFAERLMPGDIFVLAGRTYEFIKSRGNRIYVVPREGAKPTIPAWFSEMLPLSFDLALDVQRFRGEVKGLLNNKRAKSLLMKKYGIDERAAKAIIAYFREQERYSTVPDDETVLVEEVEKEKVYEYFFHTLIGRRANDALSRAFAYAVGRWKGVNVGIALNDNGFLLRVPKEARLSETEIRELFQLEDLREILKRALDNTELLKRRFRHVANRGFLILRRYVGRKKRLGRQQVIAVSLLKVLKEHYPDFPLLREVYREIMEDKMDVEKAELFLSWVREGKIKVVFERNELPSPFAFNLEAIGSSDVVLMEDRREMIKALHRKIMAMIGEASWRRMKMEESSEDGYLLL, translated from the coding sequence ATGATACGGTGGGCCGAAAGGGGGTACGAGGACGAGGAGATATACTCCATTCTGAGCGAGCCGGTTAGGGAGTGGTTTAAGCGGGAGTTTGACACCTTCACCCCTCCCCAGAGATATGCTGTTCTTGAAATCCACAAGGGAGAGAACGTCCTCATCTCCTCCCCCACCGGCTCCGGAAAGACTCTCTCCGCCTTTCTCTCCGCCATAAACGAACTGATTCTTCTCGGAAAAGAGGGAAAGCTTGAGGATAAAATCTACGTCCTCTACGTCTCACCCCTTAGGGCCCTGAACAACGACATCAAGAGAAACCTTGAGGGGCCGCTGGCTGAGATACAGGAAGTGGCCAAGGAACTCGGCTATGACCTGCCTGAAATAAGGGTTGGGATAAGGACGAGCGACACATCCAGTTATCAGAAGAGCAAGATGGTGAAGAAGCCGCCCCACATCCTGATAACCACCCCTGAGAGCCTTGCGATAGCCTTGAACGCCCCCAAGTTCGGCGAGAGGCTGAAGACGGTAAAGTACGTCATCATTGACGAAGTCCACGCACTCGCTGAAAACAAGCGCGGCTCACACCTTGCGCTGAGCATTGAGAGGCTCCAGGAGATGGCCGAGAACGAGTTCATCAGGATTGGCCTGAGCGCGACGATTCATCCGCTTGAGGAGGTTGCCAAGTTCGTCTTTGGCTTCAACGACGATGGAACCCCAAGGCCAGGCCTTATCGTGGACGTCTCCTTTGCAAAGCAGACCGAAATAAAGGTTGAGAGCGTTGTGGAAGACCTCATCTACACCGACGCGGGAACTCTAAGCGATGCCCTCTACAACCGCCTGGTGGAGCTCATAAGGGAGCACAGGACGACGCTCATCTTCACCAACACGAGGAGCGGTGCCGAGAGAGTGGCCTTCAACCTTAAAAAGAGGTTTCCCGAGTTTGAAGGTTTGATAGAGGCTCACCACTCTTCCTTGTCGAGAGAGGTCCGTCTGGACGTCGAGGGGAAGCTGAAGAGGGGAGAACTGGGGGCGGTTGTCAGCAGTACATCTCTGGAGTTAGGTTTGGATATAGGGACGATAGACCTCGTCATCCTAATCGGCTCTCCAAAGAGCGTTAACCGAGCCCTCCAGCGCATAGGTAGAGCTGGACACAGGCTCCACGATGTGAGCAAGGGCGTTATCCTCGCCCTCGACAGGGACGACCTCGTTGAGGTTACGGTTTTAGCGCACAACGCGAGGAACAGAAGATTAGATAGGGTCAGAATCCCAAAGAACCCGCTTGATGTCCTCGTCCAGCACATAGTCGGCATGGCCCTCTACAAGGTCTGGGAGGTCGAAGAGGCCTATCGGCTCGTTAGGAGAGCTTATCCCTTCCACGAGCTTCCCTTCGAGGACTTCATGAGCATCCTGAAGTACCTCTCCGGAGGCTACGAGGGGCTTGAAGACAGGAAGGTCTACGCCAAAATCTGGATGGAGGACGGGAAGTTCGGAAGGCGTGGAAAGATGACGAGGGCGATCTATTACATGAACGTTGGAACGATTCCAGACGAGGCGAAGATTAGGGTTTACACAATGGACAAACAGATAATCGGGACAGTTGAGGAGGAGTTCGCCGAGAGGCTGATGCCGGGAGACATCTTTGTCTTGGCTGGAAGGACGTACGAGTTCATCAAGAGCAGGGGCAACAGGATATACGTCGTCCCGCGCGAAGGGGCGAAACCCACCATTCCCGCTTGGTTCTCTGAGATGCTCCCGCTAAGTTTTGACCTGGCCCTCGACGTCCAGCGCTTCAGGGGAGAGGTGAAGGGGCTGTTGAACAACAAGCGGGCCAAGTCCCTCCTCATGAAGAAGTACGGGATAGACGAGAGGGCCGCCAAGGCAATAATAGCATACTTCCGCGAGCAGGAGAGGTATTCGACGGTTCCGGATGATGAAACCGTTCTGGTTGAAGAGGTAGAGAAGGAGAAGGTCTATGAATACTTCTTCCACACTCTGATAGGGCGAAGGGCAAACGATGCCCTCAGCAGGGCCTTTGCATACGCCGTCGGGCGGTGGAAGGGTGTAAACGTCGGCATAGCCCTCAACGACAACGGCTTCCTCCTTAGGGTTCCAAAGGAGGCCAGGCTGAGCGAGACCGAAATAAGGGAGCTCTTCCAGCTGGAGGATCTCAGGGAAATACTCAAGAGGGCGCTGGACAACACGGAGCTTTTGAAGAGACGCTTCAGGCACGTTGCCAACAGGGGCTTCCTGATTCTTAGGAGATACGTGGGGAGGAAGAAGAGGCTTGGTAGACAGCAGGTCATAGCGGTTTCGCTCCTCAAGGTTCTCAAGGAGCACTACCCGGACTTCCCGCTCCTTAGAGAGGTTTACAGGGAAATAATGGAGGACAAGATGGACGTCGAAAAGGCTGAGCTCTTCCTGAGCTGGGTGAGGGAGGGGAAGATTAAGGTCGTCTTCGAGAGAAACGAGCTTCCGAGCCCGTTCGCCTTCAACCTCGAGGCGATAGGTTCAAGTGATGTGGTTCTCATGGAGGACAGGAGGGAGATGATAAAGGCCCTCCACAGGAAGATAATGGCGATGATTGGAGAGGCCAGTTGGAGGAGAATGAAAATGGAAGAGAGTTCAGAAGACGGTTACCTTCTCCTCTAG
- a CDS encoding metallophosphoesterase, with translation MKFEFLPEKALKIGNTLIVADLHVGFEEAMVSEGHYIPKLLDELISSLQGLLKKEKPKRLIIDGDLKHSFVPLKREMQELRTFFEGINGLVDEIILVRGNHDVGILWLRELGVEIVDELELSGWKVVHGHKLVRGKRFIIGHEHPAIRLRDEVGAAIKVPAFLAGEELIVLPAFSPWAYGNDVTREIVSPFLRKFDISKLRVLVPLGDEVLDFGELGKLMDALRKLSLV, from the coding sequence ATGAAGTTTGAGTTCCTCCCCGAGAAAGCGCTGAAGATTGGGAATACCCTAATCGTCGCCGACCTCCACGTAGGCTTCGAGGAGGCTATGGTTAGCGAGGGCCACTACATCCCCAAGCTCTTGGACGAGCTAATCTCCTCTCTCCAAGGGCTTCTTAAAAAGGAGAAGCCTAAGAGGCTCATCATAGACGGCGACCTCAAGCACTCCTTTGTTCCGTTGAAGAGGGAGATGCAGGAGCTTAGGACGTTCTTTGAAGGGATTAACGGGCTTGTTGATGAGATAATTCTCGTCCGGGGCAACCACGACGTTGGAATCCTCTGGCTCCGGGAACTGGGGGTTGAGATAGTAGACGAACTTGAGCTCTCCGGCTGGAAGGTCGTTCACGGCCACAAGCTTGTGAGAGGAAAGCGCTTCATAATCGGCCATGAGCATCCTGCTATAAGGTTGAGAGATGAGGTTGGTGCCGCGATAAAGGTCCCGGCATTTCTGGCAGGAGAAGAACTGATAGTCCTTCCAGCTTTCAGCCCCTGGGCCTACGGGAACGATGTGACGAGGGAGATAGTTTCTCCATTCCTTCGAAAGTTTGATATCTCGAAGCTCAGGGTTCTGGTGCCGCTGGGGGATGAAGTACTCGACTTTGGAGAGCTGGGGAAGCTTATGGATGCCCTGAGAAAGCTAAGTTTGGTTTGA